One window of the Lemur catta isolate mLemCat1 chromosome 6, mLemCat1.pri, whole genome shotgun sequence genome contains the following:
- the PTHLH gene encoding parathyroid hormone-related protein, translating into MMLRRLVQHWSVAVFLLSYSVPSCGRSVEGLNRRLKRAVSEHQLLHDKGKSIQDLRRRFFLHHLIAEIHTAEIRATSEVSPNSKPAPNTKNHPVRFGSDDEGRYLTQETNKVDTYKEQPLKTPGKKKKGKPGKRKEQEKKKRRTRSAWLNSGVTGSGLEGDHLSDPSATLLELNSRRH; encoded by the exons ATGATGCTGCGGAGACTGGTTCAGCACTGGAGCGTCGCGGTGTTCCTGCTGAGCTACTCGGTGCCCTCCTGCGGGCGCTCGGTGGAGGGGCTCAACCGCCGGCT caaAAGAGCTGTGTCTGAACACCAGCTCCTCCATGACAAGGGGAAGTCCATCCAAGATTTACGACGACGCTTCTTCCTTCACCATCTGATCGCAGAAATCCACACAGCTGAAATCAGAGCTACCTCGGAGGTTTCCCCTAACTCCAAGCCCGCTCCCAACACAAAGAACCACCCGGTCCGATTCGGGTCCGACGATGAGGGCAGATACCTAACTCAGGAAACCAACAAGGTGGATACGTACAAAGAGCAGCCACTCAAGACAcctggcaagaaaaagaaaggcaagccCGGAAAACGCAaggaacaggaaaagaaaaaacggCGAACTCGATCGGCCTGGTTAAACTCTGGAGTGACCGGGAGTGGGCTAGAAGGGGACCACCTGTCTGACCCCTCCGCGACATTGCTGGAGCTCAATTCACG